The window GCCTGAAGGATACATCCTTCAGGATCTCGACAAATATGCCTCCAAGGCCGAACATTATCGTCTGCCCGAATGTTGGGTCCCTCGATGAGCCTACGATCACCTCCGTAGACCTTGGGGCCATCTCCTGAATCAGGATACCCTTGATCTCAGCTCCAGGAACCCTATCGAGTACATTTTTCACTATCCTCCTGTACCCCTCCCTCACGCCTACCTCATCCCTGACATCCACGATCACCCCACCCACATCGGATTTGTGTAGGACTTGGGGTGAGACTATCTTGAGGACGACGGGGAAGCCTATCTCCTCTGCAGCCCTTACGGCCTCCTCCTCTGAGGTGGCTAGGAATATCCTAGTAACGGGAAGGCCGTAAAGGGAGCAGAGCATCTTGGCCTCATGCTCCAAGAGGAAGCCTCTTCCCTCAGACTTAGCATCCCCGAAGATCTTGACAGCTTCCTTCCTCATCTTCATCCACATCCCTGCAGCTCCATATCCCTGAGC is drawn from Candidatus Bathyarchaeota archaeon and contains these coding sequences:
- a CDS encoding acetate--CoA ligase family protein, whose amino-acid sequence is MKMRKEAVKIFGDAKSEGRGFLLEHEAKMLCSLYGLPVTRIFLATSEEEAVRAAEEIGFPVVLKIVSPQVLHKSDVGGVIVDVRDEVGVREGYRRIVKNVLDRVPGAEIKGILIQEMAPRSTEVIVGSSRDPTFGQTIMFGLGGIFVEILKDVSFRLVPITRRDAEEMIREIRSYKILEGARGMPRADQEAIINILLGTSRMLMDCPEIKELDMNPILVYEKGAKIVDARVILE